ACCCCCAACCCGGTCGAGCTGCGCCAGGTCTCGGGCGGCTTCCTGCTGCAGGACGCCGACCGCAGCTTCACGCCGGCCGCCGAGTGGCGGCTCGCCACGGGCGAGCCGGCCGACGCCGACACCCTCGCCGAACTCGAGTTCGCCTGGCGCGCCTGCCGCGCCGTGAAGTCGAACGCGATCCTGCTCGCGCGGGGCGGAGCCTCGGTCGGCGTGGGCATGGGCCAGGTCAACCGAGTCGACTCCTGCCGCCTCGCGGTCGAGCGGGCGGGAGAGCGGGCGCGCGGGGCGGTCGCCGCCTCGGACGCGTTCTTCCCCTTCGCCGACGGGCTGCAGGTGCTCATCGACGCCGGTGCGCGCGCGGTCGTGCAGCCCGGCGGGTCGGTGCGCGATCCCGAGGTCATCGAGGCGGCGCAGGCCGCGGGCGTGACCATGTACTTCACCGGAGAACGTCACTTCTTCCACTGATCCGGCGCCGGAGCCGGGCCGCGACCAGCGATGATCCCGATCACCGCCGGTCCACGGCCGGGCTCCGGATCACCCGCCGCCTCACCCAGAAAGAGAGAACATGGAAATCGTCAAAGGCATCCTGGTCGTGCTGCACCTCGTCGGCTTCGGCGCGGTGTTCGGCAGCACCCTCGCCCAGCTGCCGGCCGTGAAGCAGGCCCGCGCCCGCATCACCCCGGGCATCCTGCACGGAGCCTCGCTGCTCTTCGCGACCGGACTGCTGCTGGTCGCGTCGATCTACATGCTCGGGGGCCAGCCGAACAACGCGAAGATCGGCGTGAAGACGCTCGTGCTCATCGCGATGATCGTGGTCATCCTGCTGAACCGCAAGAAGGAGAGCGTGTCGGGCGGTGTGCTCGGCGCGATCGCCGGGCTGTCGCTGCTGAACGTCGCGCTGGCGGTGCTCTGGCACTGAGCGCCGCACCTCCGAGCATCGGCCCGACTCCGTCCCACCGAGAAGCCCGTTATCCGGGGCGTTCGTGAAACGAAGTCGGGCCGATGCTCGATAGAGGGCGGTGGTCGGGCGGTGGCGGCGCGGTGCTGCGGACGCGGCACCGTGCGGAACGCAAAACCGTGGGGGGGGGGGGGGGGGGGGGGGGGGGGGGGGATGCGCCGCGCACCGTACAGGGCGTCTCCAGGACCGCGTGCGGATCCGACGCTCCGAGGCTCAGCCGTCTGCGCGCTGCAGCGTGCCGATCTCGCCGCCGTCCTCGTCGAGCAGGGTGAGCGTGTCACCCGAGAGCTCCGCCGATCGGGCGAGACCGAGCCACGTGTCGACGCCCTCGCAGTACATGAGCGTCGAGTGCATGTTGCCGAGGTCGATCGAGTCTCCGTCTTCGCTCCATCGCCCGCCGACGTTGTTGCAGCCGTCGTTGCCCGAGTAGCTGCCGTCCTGCTCGAAGACGAGCGACGGCTCGCCGCGGGTGTCGGGGGCGCCCCAGGCGCCGACCACGGAGGCGTCGCCCGAGGAGCAGGCGCTGAACGCGAGCAGACCGGTGAGCGCGGCGGCTGAGAGCGCGAGAACGCGAAGCGAACGGTTCATGCTCTCACCATACGGCAGAAGCGCGCTTTCGGCGCGGCGGCCGCTGCTGCTCGCCGCCGATCCTCAGCGAGCGCTCCGGCGTCGGGATCCCGGGCGTCCCCTCCGGAGTGTTCCGCCCGGACGCACCGCTCGGCGCTCCGCCCCTGCGCCGCAGCACGAACAGAGGAGAGCGTATGCCCCGCGATGGCGCGGCATACACTCTCCTCTCTCAACCGTTCTGGGGCGGTGTCAGCGCCAGCGGTTGCCCCAGGCGTGGGATTCGCCTGCGGGCGCGATGGCCTGGGGGACGCCGAGCGGGTTGTCGTCGCGGAGCGCGGCGGGCAGGAACGCGGCGGGTGCGTTCTGGTAGGCGACTGGGCGCAGGAAGCGGGTGATCGCGGCGGTGCCGACCGAGGTGCTCGAGTCGTTGGAGGTGGCGGGCCAGGGGCCGCCGTGCTGCTGGGCGGGTGTGACGGCGACGCCGGTGGACCAGCCGTTGAAGAGTACGCGGCCGACTTGCCGGCTGAGCGCGTCGACGAGGGCGCGCAGTTCGGCGGCGTTCGCGGTTTCCCCGGTCGCTTCGGTCGTGCTGAGGTGGAGGGTGCCGGTGAGGTTGCCCTCGTAGAACTCGGGCATGAGGGCTGCGAGGTCGGTGCCTTCGGGGGTCTCGACCAGGATCGAGAGCGGGCCGAAGGCTTCGTCGACGAGGGCTTCCTTGGCGCGGCGGAAGTCGTCGAGCGCGACGGCCACGACGGTGGGGGTGGCCCAGCCCTGTCCGGCGTCGTCGAAGCGGATGCCGCCTGGCACGATGGGGTGCACGCCGGGGGAGCCGAGGATCGCGTTGCGGCGCTCTTCGAAGCTGCGGGCGATGCGCGGGTCGAGCAGGCGGTGCTCGGCGAGGAAGTCGCCCGCGGCGGCCTCGATGGCGGCGGGGAGGGCGGATGCTGCGGGCACGAACACGAAGCCGGGCTTGGTGCAGAGCTGCCCTGCCGATCCCGAGACGCTGGTGAGGAAGCCCTGGGCGATCTCTTCGGCGCGCTCGGCGACGGCGTCGACGGTGATGAACACGGGGTTGACGCTGCCGAGCTCGCCGTAGAAGGGGATGGGCGCGGGGCGTGAGGCGGCGATGTCGGCGAGCAGGCGGCCCACCCCGATGGAGCCGGTGAAGGCGCCGGCCTTGACGCGGGAGTCTTTGAGGACTGCGACGCCGGCTTCGCGGCCGTGGATGAGGTGGAACACGCCCTGCGGCATGCCGGCGGCCTCGAGTGCTTCGCGGGCGACCTCGGCGGTCGCGTCGGAGAGGTCGGGGTGGCCTGAGTGGGCCTTCACGATGAGGGGGCAGCCGGCCGCGAGGATCGAGGCGGAGTCGCCGCCGAGCACGGAGAACGCGAAGGGGAAGTTCGAGGCGGAGAAGTTGATGACGGGGCCGAGGGGGATGTGGGTGCGGCGCACGTCGGGTCGTACGC
The genomic region above belongs to Leucobacter muris and contains:
- a CDS encoding META domain-containing protein, encoding MNRSLRVLALSAAALTGLLAFSACSSGDASVVGAWGAPDTRGEPSLVFEQDGSYSGNDGCNNVGGRWSEDGDSIDLGNMHSTLMYCEGVDTWLGLARSAELSGDTLTLLDEDGGEIGTLQRADG
- a CDS encoding aldehyde dehydrogenase (NADP(+)); the protein is MTSEVLSPDLEAAVSAAAAAAPAFAATAPVDRARAIVAVADALESAKTRLVEIAMRETGLTEARLSGEVVRTAVQLRLFADTLVDGGYLDARIDPADPDFALGVRPDVRRTHIPLGPVINFSASNFPFAFSVLGGDSASILAAGCPLIVKAHSGHPDLSDATAEVAREALEAAGMPQGVFHLIHGREAGVAVLKDSRVKAGAFTGSIGVGRLLADIAASRPAPIPFYGELGSVNPVFITVDAVAERAEEIAQGFLTSVSGSAGQLCTKPGFVFVPAASALPAAIEAAAGDFLAEHRLLDPRIARSFEERRNAILGSPGVHPIVPGGIRFDDAGQGWATPTVVAVALDDFRRAKEALVDEAFGPLSILVETPEGTDLAALMPEFYEGNLTGTLHLSTTEATGETANAAELRALVDALSRQVGRVLFNGWSTGVAVTPAQQHGGPWPATSNDSSTSVGTAAITRFLRPVAYQNAPAAFLPAALRDDNPLGVPQAIAPAGESHAWGNRWR